A region of the Ctenopharyngodon idella isolate HZGC_01 chromosome 2, HZGC01, whole genome shotgun sequence genome:
CAAATTGTTTCCAGGGTCGTTTATGGGTAAGAAGCTGCAAAATAGTGCAGATTATGAATTTCTTgccaaaaatatttgaatgatttagAAAGAGTGTTTAAGAATGAAATGTACTAATTCAAAATTAAGATGGTGCATGAAAGATATTTTTCTAATGGAGAAAAGCTTTCTTTGAATCGTCAGACATATACATCTGAACAGTAATGAACAAAATGGATTGAATATAATAAGTTATGTAAtattacaaacaaaataaacaatatataaacaaacataaaccAGAAACAAAGGAACATGGAGAACGGGAATGCATGCATATGCATGAACAAACCTACAGCAAACGTCGACTGACAAAGAACATTGGAAAcacaggaaacacaaaggcATTATATACATAGGGAGCTAATAAgctaacaagacacacctggtAACAATCAGACTATAAGGGACTACAAACATGGAACCAGGGACAGGCAACaggaagtttaaaaaaatgcgGATAAGACACTGAacatataaaagtaaaattaaaagtagTTCTGgcctttttttaaactaaatcattttaaattcatttaaaagattAAATTACAGATACTTCATTCTCTGTTGAAGAGCACTTAtggaaaataatatataaaaataaataaaataaataataaaacaaaaaaacaaaacaacaaaactggacaGTGTGTCCATGTTCCTCTAATGATGTTTTAAAACTCAGTCACTAGTTATtgaacattttgttttctttgcagTGTAAATCTCATCTTTCAAACGTGTGTACTTTAAATAGTCACTGAATTCACTTTCACTTCTGTGAAAATCATCTGGGAGGCTCTGCTTACAGTCCTTATATCTGTTGGTTTTCCATCTTTTCATTGCACAACAtcatttgcagatatttacGGTTTTATGATGTGAGGTGATACAGTCACAAAATCATCTGCCTCTAGTGAACTATGAAAGTAGTTGTATTGCATGTGAGTTTGGGTCAATGCATGATAACACATTTAATGTCTTTGTTGTGTGTCTCTTAGATGGTGGCTGTTGTCTGCAGTATGCCACGAGTGTTAAACTGTCCACAAGGAATAGAGTGACCAGCTACAGAAGACAAAATCCGAGCAGACGCTGCAGGATCGCTGCTATTGTGTAAGAAATACCCGTCTGTATATGTAGCACTATCAAAGTGGTATGAAACTTGTCAATACAGTGCATGTATGAATCAAATCTGACTGTTATACAGAAATTGCAAGTAAtgtaaagaaattaagtttCTCATGAtgagttttattattttctatccATTGGACACACAAACATCCACCTTTTCTATTCAGATGTATAGAACCACAGAACGTTTTAAGATTAATTCAACTTTTTATTCagactgttacgctgatgatatcATTTGGAATTAAAATTTTTAGGTGAAAttagaatttcttttttttttactcatttaaataattctcatattcatatatattttccatttggGAAATGTGTTCATAAGATGTTTGGGCCCAGAGTGTCTGACTGTGAAATAATTACTAGATAAATGTATTCACGTCACTGGAGAGCAATTGAGACAGTGGTGCAATAAAATGCTTTGAACCGTAGTAAATATTAGAAACTTTTATGATTCTTTCAGACATCACAATTAATGATGTTTAATGCAATTGTCCTGCAGATTCACATTGGAAAATGACCAGGAGTTCTGTGCTGATCCCATGGAAAGATGGGTCAATTCTCTCATGCAGAGGCTGGACGGGCTGTCAGATGGGTGGCCTGTGTGGTTTCCGGAGCCTCCGAGGCCTCCGAGACCTCCAAGGCCTCCGGAGCCTCCGAGACCTCCAAGGCCTCCGAGCCCTCCAAGGCCTCCAGAGCTTTCGAGGCCTCCTACACTTCCGGTGATCCCAGTGCATCAAAAGCCTCAGAGGCCTCTGGTGCCTCCAAAGCCTCGAACTACAGCAATGCCTCAAAGGCCAGAAATGCCTGAAATGACTCGAACGACTGAAAGGTCTAAAATGACTCAAACTACCGAAATGCCTGAAATGCCTCAAACTCCTCAAATGTCTGAAATGCCTCAAACAACTGAAAGGTCTGAAATGACTCGAACGACTGATATGCCTAAGATGCCTCGAACGACTGAAATGCCTAAAATGCCTCGAACAACTGAAATGCCACGAACGACTGAAAGGTCTGAAATGCCTCGAACGACTGATATGCCTGAAATGCCTCAAACAACTGAAATGACTGAAATGCCTCGAACgactgaaataactgaaatgccTCGAACGACTGAAAGGTCTGAAATGCCTTCGAACGACAGATATGCCTGAAATGCTTCGAACGACTGAAATGACTTCAATGCCTGAAATGCCTCGATCGACTGAAATGCCTAAAATACCTTGGACGACTGAAATGCCTCACACGACTGAAATGCTTGAAATGCCTAGAACAACTGAAAATGCCCGAGTGACGGAAATTCCTCAAACGactgaaatgcctgaaatgcCTCAAACAACTGAAACCCCTCAAGCGACTGAAATGCCTCGAACGACTGAAATGCCTGAAATTCCTCAAACAACTGAAACGCCTCGAGCAACTGAAATGCCTCGAATGACTGAAATGACTAAAATCCCTCGAATGACTGAAATGCCTAAAATACCTCGAACGACCGAAATGCTTGAAATGCATAGAACAACTGAAATCCCTCGAGTGACTGAAATGCCTCAAACGactgaaatgcctgaaatgcCTCAAACGACTGAAACCCCTCAAGCGACTGAAATGCCTCAAACAACTGAAATACCTCGAGCAACTGAAGTTACTGAAATGCCTCAAACTCCTCAAATGTCTGAAATGCCTCAAACGACTGATATGCCTGAAATGCCTCGAACGACTGAAATAGCTAAAATGCCTCGAACAACTGAAATTACTGAAATGCCACGAACGACTGAAAGGTCTGAAATGCCTCGAACAACTGATATGCCTGAAATGCCTCAAACGACTGAAAGGTCTGAAATGCCTCGAACGACTGATATGCCTGAAATGCCTCAAACAACTGAAATGACTGAAATGCCTCAAACGACTGAAAGGTCTGAAATGCCTCGAACGACTGATATGCCTGAAATGCCTCAAACAACTGAAATGACTGAAATGCCTCAAACGACTGAAAGGTCTGAAATGCCTCGAACGACTGATATGCCTGAAATGCCTCGAACGACTGATATGCCTGAAATGCCTCAAACAACTGAAATGACTGAAATGCCTCGAAtgactgaaatatctgaaatgcctCGAACgactgaaataactgaaatgccTCGAACgactgaaataactgaaatgccTCGAACGACTGAAAGGTCTGAAATGCCTCGAACGACTGATATTCCTGAAATGCCTCGAACGACTGATATACTTGAAATGCCTCAAACAACTGAAATGACTGAAATGCCTCGAACgactgaaataactgaaatgccTCAAACGACTGAAAGGTCTGAAATGCCTCGAACGACAGATATGCCTGAAATGCCTCGAACGACTGAAATGACTTCAATGCCTGAAATGCCTCAATCGACTGAAATGCCTCGAATGACTGAAATGCCTAAAATACCTTGGACAactgaaatgcctgaaatgcCTCGCACGACTGAAATGCTTGAAATGCCTAGAACAACTGAAATGCCTGAAATTCCTCAAATGACTGAAATGCCTCAAATGactgaaatgcctgaaatgcCTCAAACAACTGAAACCCCTCAAGCGACTGAAATGCCTCGAACGACTGAAATGCCTGAAATTCCTCAAACGACTGAAATGCCTCGAGTGACTGAGATACCTCGACCAACTGAAGTTACTGAAATGCCTCAAACGACTGAAACGCCTCGAGCGACTGAAATATCTCGAGCAACTGAAGTTACTGAAATGCCTCAAACTTCTCAAATGTCTGAAATGCCTCAAACGACTGAAAGGTCTGAAATGCCTCGAACGACTGATATGCCTGAAATGCCTCGAACGACTGATATGCTTGAAATGCCTCAAACAACTGAAATGACTGAAATGCCTCGAACgactgaaataactgaaatgccTCAAACGACTGAAAGGTCTGAAATGCCTCGAACGACAGATATGCCTGAAATGCCTCGAACGACTGAAATGACTTTAATGCCTGAAATGCCTCAATCAACTGAAATGCCTCGAATGACTGAAATGCCTAAAATACCTTGGACGactgaaatgcctgaaatgcCTCGCACGACTGAAATGCTTGAAATGCCTAGAACAACTGAAATGCCTCGAGTGACTGAAATGCCTGAAATTCCTCAAATGACTGAAATGCCTCAAACGactgaaatgcctgaaatgcCTCAAACAACTGAAACCCCTCAAGCGACTGAAATGCCTCGAACGACTGAAATGCCTGAAATTCCTCAAACGACTGAAATGCCTCGAGTGACTGAGATACCTCGACCAACTAAAGTTACTGAAATGCCTCAAACGACTGAAACGCCTCGAGCGACTGAAATACCTCGAGCAACTGAAGTTACTGAAATGCCTCAAACTCCTCAAATGTCTGAAATGCCTCAAACGACTGAAAGGTCTGAAATGCCTCGAACGACTGATATGCCTGAAATGCCTCGAACGACTGAAATAGCTAAAATGCCTCGAACAACTGAAATTACTGAAATGCAACGAACGACTGCAAGGTCTGAAATGCCTCGAACAACTGATATGCCTGAAATGCCTCAAACAACTGAAATGACTGAAATGCCTCGAACGACTGAAATTACTGAAATGCCACAAACGactgaaatgcctgaaatgcCTCAAACAACTGAAATGCCTGAAATTACTCAAACGACTGAAACGCCTCAAGCGACTGAAATGCCTCGAACGACTGAAATGCCTGAAATTACTCAAACGACTGAAACGCCTCAAGCGACTGAAATGCCTCGAATGACTGAAATGACTAAAATCCCTCAAATGACTGAAATGCCTAAAATACCTCGAACAACCGAAATGCTTGAAATGCATAGAACAACTGAAATCCCTCGAGTGACTGAAATGCCTCAAACGACTGAAACCCCTCAAGCGACTGAAATTCCTCAAACGACTGAAACGCCTGGAGCGACTGAGATACCTCGAGCAACTGAAGATACTGAAATGCCTCAAACAACTGAAATGCTTCGAACGACTGAAATACCTCGAGCAACTGAAGTTACTGAAATGCCTCAAACGACTGAAAGGTCTGAAATGCCTCGAACGACTGATATGCCTGAAATGCCTCGAACGACTGAAATACCTAAAATGCCTCGAACAACTGATATGCCTGAAATGCCTCAAACAACTGAAATGACTGAAATGCAACGAACGACTGAAAGGTCTGAAATGCCTCGAACAACTGATATGCCTGAAATGCCTCAAACAACTGAAATGACGGAAATGCCTCGAACGACTGAAAGGTCTGAAATGCCTCGAACTAATGATATGCCTGAAATGCCTCGAATGACTGAAATGCCTAAAATGCCTCGAACAACTGAAATTACTGAAATGCAACGAACGACTGAAAGGTCTGAAATGCCTCGAACAACTGATATGCCTGAAATGCCTCAAACAACTGAAATGACTGAAATGCCTCGAACgactgaaataactgaaatgccTCGAAAGACTGAAAGGTCTGAAATGCCTCAAATGACAGATATGCCTGAAATGCCTCGAATGACTGAAATGACTAAAATCACTCGAATGACTGAAATGCCTAAAATACCTTGGACGactgaaatgcctgaaatgcCTCACACGACTGAAATGCTTGAAATGCCTAGAACAACTGAAATGCCTCGAGTGACTGAAATGCCTGAAATTCCTCAAGTGACTGAAATGCCTCAAACGactgaaatgcctgaaatgcCTCAAACAACTGAAACCCCTCAAGCGACTGAAATGCCTCGAACGACTGAAATGCCTGAAATTCCTCAAACGACTGAAACGCCTCGAATGACTGAAATGACTAAAATCCCTCAAATGACTGAAATGCCTAAAATACCTCGAACGACTGAAATGCTTGAAATGCATAGAACAACTGAAATCCCTCGAGTGACTGAAATGCCTCAAACGactgaaatgcctgaaatgcCTCAAACGACTGAAACCCCTCAAGCGACTGAAATTCCTCAAACGACTGAAACGCCTCGAGCGACTGAGATACCTCGAGCAACTGAAGTTACTGAAATGCCTCAAACTCCTCGAATGTCTGAAATGCCTCAAACGACTGAAAGGTCTGAAATGCCTCAAACGACTGATATGCCTGAAATGCCTCGAACGACTGAAATACCTAAAATGCCTCGAACAACTGATATGCCTGAAATGCCTCAAACAACTGAAATGACTGAAATGCCTCAAACAACTGAAAGGTCTGAAATGCCTCGAACGACTGATATGCCTGAAATGCCTCGAATGactgaaatgcctgaaatgcCTCAAACAACTGAAATGACTGAAATGCCTCGAACTAATGATATGCCTGAAATGCCTCGAACGACTGATATGCCTGAAATGCCTCGAATGACTGAAATGCCTAAAATGCCTCGAACAACTGAAATTACTGAAATGCAACGAACGACTGAATGGTCTGAAATGCCTCGAACAACTGATATGCCTGAAATGCCTCAAAAAACTGAAATGACTGAAATGCCTGGAACGACTGAAATAACTGAAACGCCTCGAACgactgaaataactgaaatgccTCGAAAGACTAAAAGGTCTGAAATGCCTCGAACGACTGAAATGACTTCAATGCCTGAAATGCCTCGATCGACTGAAATGCCTCGAATGACTGAAATGACTAAAATCCCTCGAATAACTGAAATGCCTAAAATACCTCGCACGACTGAAAAGCCTGAAATGCCTTGCATGACTGAAATGCTTGAAATGCCTAGAACAACTGAAATGCCTCGAGTGACTGAAATGCCTGAAATTCCTCAAATGACTGAAATGCCTCAAATGACTGAAATGCCTCAAACGACTGAAACCCCTCAAGCGACTGAAATGCCTCGAACGACTGAAATGCCTGAAATTCCTCAAACGACTGAAACGCCTCGAGCAACTGAAATGCCTCGAATGACTGAAATGACTAAAATCCCTCGAATGACTGAAATGCCTAAAACGactgaaatgcctgaaatgcCTCAAACGACTGAAACCCCTCAAGTGACTGATATGCCTCAAATGACTGAAACGCCTCGAGCCACTGAAATTACTGAAATGCCTCAAACTCCTCAAATATCTGAAATGCCTCAAACGactgaaatgcctgaaatgaCTCAATTGACTGAAAGGACTGAAATGCCTAAAATGCCTCGAACAACTGATATGCCTGAAATGTCTTGGATGACTGAAATGCCTCAAACCAATGAAATGCCTCAAACAAACGAAATGACTGAAATCGCTGAAACTACTGAAATGCCTAAAATGCCTCGAATGACTGAAATGCCAAAAATGACTCAAACGACTGAAATGCCTCAAATTCATCGAACAACTGAAATGTCTGAAATGTCTGAAACGCCTCGAGTGACTGAAATGACTGAAATCCCTCAAGCTACTGAAACCCCTCAAGCAACTGAAACTGTCTCGAATGactgaaatgcctgaaatgtCTGAAATGCCTTGCACGACTGAAATGCTTGAAATGCCTAGAACTGAAGTGCATCGAGTGACTGAAATGCCTCAAACGACTGAAACGCCTCGAGTGACTGAAATGCCTTGAGCAACTGAAATTACTGAAATGCCTCAAACTCCTCAAATGTCTGAAATGCCTCGAACGACTGAATTGCCTCGAGTGactgaaatgcctgaaatgaCTGAAATGCCTTGAACAACTGAAAGGCCTGAATTCCTTTGAATGACTGAAATGTATGAAATCCTTCGAACAACTGAAATGCCTAAAATGCCTCGAACTACTGAAATGCCTCGAATGAATGAAATGCCTAAAATGACTCGAACGACTGGAATTCCTGAAATCCTTCGAACACCTGAAATGCCTTTATCAACTGGAGTGCCTAAAATGCCTCGAACTactgaaatgcctgaaatcCCTCAAACGACTAAAATGCCTGGAACGAATGAAATGCCTCAAATAACTCAAACAACTGAAATGCCTCAAACAACTGAAATGCCTCAAATGACTGAAAAGCCTCGAACAACTGAAAGGTCTGAAATGCCTCGCATAactgaaatgcctgaaatgcCTAGAATGACTGAAATGTCTAAAATGCCTGAAACTACCGAAATGCCTGAAATGTCTCGATCGACTGAAATGCCTAAAATGCCTCAAACTACCGAAATCCTTCGAACTCCTGAAATGTCTGAAATGCCTCAAAAGTCTGAAATGACGGAATTCCCTCGAATGACAGAAATGCCTGAAATGCCTTGAACAACATAAATGCCTGGAACAACTGAAATGACTCAAATGACTGAAATGCCTCAAACGCCTGGGATGCCTGAAATCCCTGGAATGCCAGAAATGCCTTGAATGactgaaatgcctgaaatcCCTCGAACAACTGAAATGCCTAAAATGCCTCGAATGCCTAAAATGCTCCGGATCCCTGAAATGATTTAGATGCCTAAAAAGCCTCAGACGCCAAAAAACCCTTGGATGCCTGAAATGCCTCAGATGCCTAAAATGCCTTGGATGCCTCGAATGCCTGAAACGCATAAAATGCCTGAAACACCTGGAATACCTCAAATTCCTCAAATGCCTTCCATGCCTCAACTGCATCCCAGACATCCCAGACCTACCGAGCCGATAACTTATTGAGTTATGTTGCCACTTAATGTTACATAATTTAGCTGCTTTTCTTAGTTAAgtgaattaaatgcattttaaaaaaaaatattttacctttatttctatacatattgtggtcaatttaattcaatataATTTGTGTATTAAAATTTCTATATATGGTTATGGTTATTAAACAATCTTTTTTGTTGGGGGCGGGGGGACTTCTGATTAAAATCTATGCACAAAAGTTTTCATAAACATCAGCATGTTCATGAGTATTCTACAACACAGCGTTGTGACAACAGTAAATTGTCCTgcattgcaaatttattttattttaatatttataaaagttcAAATATTCCACATAGTTGCTCAATTTACTATGAATAtgcataaaattattaatactatataaaaattgttttagAGGGAGTGAAAGTTGACTGAAAGTTGTCTCACTGCAGGACACTGGATTGTTCTCCCTCGGAacttttcttcagtgttgtgacTTATTTCTAAGTGAAACAGAATACTGAATAAAGGGCAGGGTTTTAttttagcgctcctcctctccatctcttggtcatagcagactaacacttggaggggagtggtttaagtGTTTTTAACCCAAGCCGtaaactgacgtcatcagaggAGGAACGGCATTCcagaccggaagtaacttttcagtttttgattaaagattaccacgacaaacaatttttttttgtgtattaacttgcacggattaattgttcaccacaaaacTAGTAATATgtgctaacaaagtaaatagggtcaattttgatttcatgacgactttaagatgggtttggtgcacacaagGATaaaaaaagtaccccatgtgtaAAATGAAATACACTGCtgtatctttaatgttgtgggcctagtTTTCTGTCAGAGGTCTTGGACAttttgttcagatacatggcatcatggattatTCAGGTTCAGGCTattattcaggtaagaaatacagAACGCAGaacgttgattggttgacagagaatcACACCACGCCTATCAAGTAAGAGTACTGTTGGCGGTGGAAACGCAAGCCAGATCAGGGTTTACCGTCCCAAATTGTACCATACTCGGTGGAAATAAGCcattatatagatcagtggtgcgcGCGCTTTTGCTGTTTCTGCAGGAATTTCTAAAATGATCTGCAATACAAGCACAATTTGTGCACCAGAAGAGCTGCCGCTTTTgaatagtttgtgcttgctatttaataaatatttgaaactTTGCAAACTGGCACcttcagtaatgaaaacatttatcttgatCTCTGTCatgaaataatcatttaaaaagaaatatttatatatacctgtatgatattacaaTGTAGCCATATTAGgccagcggtttggaaaatggatggatggataaatgatTCAGCTGCAGGTGACATCCTCTGGCAAGACACAGGAATTCATTCGGCGCGATCCTCACAGTGAATTATGGGTATTCTTTAGCAATTGAGCGTATATCGGttgtacatttgttttttttgcagtgcattatgggattgaatgagtgcactcgactCAATAACATTCACTATGATTTCGGACAACTCTACAAATGattgtcccctcaaatagttccctatttaagggtatgggGGCGATTTCGGGGACAGCCATTTCTGATCATAGCCCACATAGACTGCTATTCTGCTTACTGAAATCGAGAATTGGGTTCCAGTgattgtaaaaaacaaaaaaacaaaacaaacaaacaaagaaaacaaacaaaaatgtatttttggatTTTGCGATTTTTACGCAAATGCATAACATATTATCCAGTAGTCCAGGAAGTTGCATACTTTGTGTGGTCCTAAAATGTatagattaaaaattttagCTGTTAATTAGAACAAAACATACAAGAAGccttttctgtcaaaacatCTTATTCACAACTTCCGCTATATGATCAGGAAACGAAAGTAGTGATTCAtattttttcctcatattttgactTGCATCTTTGTGCAACAGTTTCGGGAAAGGAACAACTGTAGAAGCATGACTTGGCTCTGTCCAGCTGTTGTTGACTGAAATTTGAGATGTGGGTGTGATTTTCCTCATTATTGTAAGCGTATCTAGTGAAGCAGTTCATGATTTTGAGTAAAGTAATTGTAAAGTAAAGATACTGGAATATCATGCGGTTTAGCATCTTCATCATCGTTCTGCTGGGCTTCATCAACTTCACACTGGCTCAAGGTAAAACACCTCATATGAAGTAGATATTTGAGCTGCCTTATGCAGAAAATGATTTTAGAAATGGCAATGCTGAAGTATAAAAAACATACTGGAACATACTGAAGTATAAAGTAGTTCAACTGCATACAGTTTTGGGTTGggtatagttaactaaaactacataaaaaaaattttgttacttgaagtaaaataaagtttaaatgaaataaaataaaataaatttatttcagctagttacCATGggaacatttctcattttcatttagtttcacTTGATGTACTAcaacaactaaataaataataataataataataataataataaactatattaaagtgatattaaagtAACACTAGTTTTGGGTCAATGTTTATCAGCATGTGTAATGTCTTTGTTGTGCGTCTCTCAGTTAAGGGCTGCTGTTGGCACTATGTCTCTAAAATTGAACCCTCTGAAAAGAAAAGAGTGACAGGCTACAGAATACAAGAGATGGGCAAACACTGCACGTTCCCTGCTGTCATGTAAGAAACACCACAtacatactgttcaaaagtttggggtcggtaagattttttaatgtttttaaaagaagtctcttctgctcaccaaggctgtatttattttatccaaaatacagtaaaacagtatgtgttgtgatgttgtgatttttttttaattttttttttttttacagtttaaaatacccattttctatgtgaatattttgtaaaatatagtttatttctgtcatcaaagctgaattttcagcatcattactccaggcttcagtgtcacatgatctttcagaaatcaatctaatatgctgatttgctgctcaaaaaaaaaaaaaaaaaaaaaaagtttctgatttttcatgattctttgataaacagaaatttcaaaagaacagtatttatctTAAACAGAAGGCTACACTTCCGTTCAAAAGTTCAGGGTCAGTAAGAattgttacaaaagctttctatatGGCTTTTGTATGTGATTCTTTCAAATATCACAGATCATGACGTTTAATGCAATTCTCTCTCCGCAGCTTCAAATTGGATAATTCCGAGTTTTGCGCTGATCCTACAGACCGCTGGGTCAGCGATCTCGTGATGAGGGTGAACAGACTGTGTAAGAGCCATGTTATTTGTTTCTTATATAGATGTGGAAtacataattgtgtgtgttaagcaattgttaaataattatgagtaaataatttaatgtttttttattattattgaaaatagAACAATTAACAAACATAGCATAGCATAGCATATAATAGTGTAATACAAAGTGTGACATTAATTGGTAACAGGGGATCCgaaaagtaaataatttaatgtgtattatatttcataatgaCGATGATGTCACTTCTGGCAATGactgtttatttttgtgtgtgtgtgtgcaatatTGGAGCGATACAGTTTTTTGACCGTGTAACATTTTTTCCAGTTAATTTTGTTATTAAACTTTAAAGGAAGTTACTGGACTACAGGATGTTATTCGAGTTCAAATCACGCTCACACATGAAGAAAATTAGATTGCTATCACAG
Encoded here:
- the LOC127500245 gene encoding paternally-expressed gene 3 protein-like isoform X4, yielding MPEMLRTTEMTSMPEMPRSTEMPKIPWTTEMPHTTEMLEMPRTTENARVTEIPQTTEMPEMPQTTETPQATEMPRTTEMPEIPQTTETPRATEMPRMTEMTKIPRMTEMPKIPRTTEMLEMHRTTEIPRVTEMPQTTEMPEMPQTTETPQATEMPQTTEIPRATEVTEMPQTPQMSEMPQTTDMPEMPRTTEIAKMPRTTEITEMPRTTERSEMPRTTDMPEMPQTTERSEMPRTTDMPEMPRTTDMPEMPQTTEMTEMPRMTEISEMPRTTEITEMPRTTEITEMPRTTERSEMPRTTDIPEMPRTTDILEMPQTTEMTEMPRTTEITEMPQTTERSEMPRTTDMPEMPRTTEMTSMPEMPQSTEMPRMTEMPKIPWTTEMPEMPRTTEMLEMPRTTEMPEIPQMTEMPQMTEMPEMPQTTETPQATEMPRTTEMPEIPQTTEMPRVTEIPRPTEVTEMPQTTETPRATEISRATEVTEMPQTSQMSEMPQTTERSEMPRTTDMPEMPRTTDMLEMPQTTEMTEMPRTTEITEMPQTTERSEMPRTTDMPEMPRTTEMTLMPEMPQSTEMPRMTEMPKIPWTTEMPEMPRTTEMLEMPRTTEMPRVTEMPEIPQMTEMPQTTEMPEMPQTTETPQATEMPRTTEMPEIPQTTEMPRVTEIPRPTKVTEMPQTTETPRATEIPRATEVTEMPQTPQMSEMPQTTERSEMPRTTDMPEMPRTTEIAKMPRTTEITEMQRTTARSEMPRTTDMPEMPQTTEMTEMPRTTEITEMPQTTEMPEMPQTTEMPEITQTTETPQATEMPRTTEMPEITQTTETPQATEMPRMTEMTKIPQMTEMPKIPRTTEMLEMHRTTEIPRVTEMPQTTETPQATEIPQTTETPGATEIPRATEDTEMPQTTEMLRTTEIPRATEVTEMPQTTERSEMPRTTDMPEMPRTTEIPKMPRTTDMPEMPQTTEMTEMQRTTERSEMPRTTDMPEMPQTTEMTEMPRTTERSEMPRTNDMPEMPRMTEMPKMPRTTEITEMQRTTERSEMPRTTDMPEMPQTTEMTEMPRTTEITEMPRKTERSEMPQMTDMPEMPRMTEMTKITRMTEMPKIPWTTEMPEMPHTTEMLEMPRTTEMPRVTEMPEIPQVTEMPQTTEMPEMPQTTETPQATEMPRTTEMPEIPQTTETPRMTEMTKIPQMTEMPKIPRTTEMLEMHRTTEIPRVTEMPQTTEMPEMPQTTETPQATEIPQTTETPRATEIPRATEVTEMPQTPRMSEMPQTTERSEMPQTTDMPEMPRTTEIPKMPRTTDMPEMPQTTEMTEMPQTTERSEMPRTTDMPEMPRMTEMPEMPQTTEMTEMPRTNDMPEMPRTTDMPEMPRMTEMPKMPRTTEITEMQRTTEWSEMPRTTDMPEMPQKTEMTEMPGTTEITETPRTTEITEMPRKTKRSEMPRTTEMTSMPEMPRSTEMPRMTEMTKIPRITEMPKIPRTTEKPEMPCMTEMLEMPRTTEMPRVTEMPEIPQMTEMPQMTEMPQTTETPQATEMPRTTEMPEIPQTTETPRATEMPRMTEMTKIPRMTEMPKTTEMPEMPQTTETPQVTDMPQMTETPRATEITEMPQTPQISEMPQTTEMPEMTQLTERTEMPKMPRTTDMPEMSWMTEMPQTNEMPQTNEMTEIAETTEMPKMPRMTEMPKMTQTTEMPQIHRTTEMSEMSETPRVTEMTEIPQATETPQATETVSND